The proteins below come from a single Triplophysa rosa linkage group LG12, Trosa_1v2, whole genome shotgun sequence genomic window:
- the ap2m1b gene encoding AP-2 complex subunit mu-B: protein MIGGLFIYNHKGEVLISRVYRDDIGRNAVDAFRVNVIHARQQVRSPVNNIARTSFFHVKRSNIWLAAVTKQNVNAAMVFEFLYKMCDVMTAYFGKISEENIKNNFVLIYELLDEILDFGYPQNSETGALKTFITQQGIKSQHHTKEEQSQITSQVTGQIGWRREGIKYRRNELFLDVLESVNLLMSPQGQVLSAHVSGRVVMKSYLSGMPECKFGMNDKIVIDKQGKGATTDDSGKSELGGSGKQSIAIDDCTFHQCVRLSKFDSERSISFIPPDGEYELMRYRTTKDIILPFRVIPLVREVGRTKLEVKVVIKSNFKPSLLAQKIEVHIPTPLNTSGVQVICMKGKAKYKASENAIVWKIKRMAGMKESQISAEIELLPTNDKKKWARPPISMNFEVPFAPSGLKVRYLKVFEPKLNYSDHDVIKWVRYIGRSGIYETRC from the exons ATGATTGGAGGACTTTTCATCTACAATCACAAGGGCGAGGTGCTGATCTCCCGTGTGTACCGTGATGACATCGG GAGGAACGCGGTGGACGCGTTTCGCGTGAATGTGATCCACGCGCGGCAGCAGGTCCGCTCGCCCGTCAACAACATCGCCCGCACCAGCTTCTTCCACGTCAAACGCTCCAACATATGGCTGGCTGCCGTCACCAAGCAGAATGTCAACGCGGCCATGGTGTTTGAGTTCCTTTATAAGATGTGCGACGTCATGACGGCCTACTTCGGCAAGATCAGCGAGGAGAACATCAAGAACAACTTTGTGTTGATCTATGAGCTTCTAGATG AGATCTTGGATTTTGGATACCCCCAGAACTCTGAGACCGGAGCCTTGAAAACCTTCATTACTCAACAGGGTATTAAGAGCCAG CATCAT ACGAAAGAGGAGCAGTCTCAGATAACCAGTCAGGTCACCGGACAGATCGGCTGGAGACGTGAGGGCATCAAATATCGTCGCAACGAACTCTTCTTGGATGTACTGGAAAGCGTCAATCTGCTGATGTCACCACAAG gtcaGGTATTGAGTGCTCATGTCTCCGGCCGTGTGGTGATGAAGAGCTACTTGAGTGGAATGCCAGAGTGCAAATTCGGCATGAATGACAAGATCGTCATCGACAAGCAGGGCAAAGGAGCCACAACCGATGACTCGGGCAAGAG TGAGTTGGGGGGAAG CGGCAAACAGTCCATCGCAATTGatgactgcacgttccaccagTGCGTCCGGCTCAGCAAGTTTGACTCGGAGCGCAGCATCAGCTTCATTCCTCCCGATGGAGAATACGAGCTCATGAG GTACCGCACCACCAAAGACATCATCCTGCCGTTCCGCGTCATTCCGTTGGTCCGGGAGGTGGGCCGCACCAAGCTGGAGGTTAAGGTGGTGATCAAATCTAACTTCAAACCATCGCTGCTGGCACAGAAGATCGAG GTGCACATCCCGACTCCACTCAACACCAGCGGggttcaggtcatctgcatgaAGGGAAAAGCCAAATACAAGGCCAGCGAGAACGCCATCGTTTGGAA GATCAAGCGAATGGCTGGTATGAAGGAATCTCAGATCAGCGCTGAGATCGAGCTGCTACCCACTAATGACAAAAAGAAGTGGGCTCGCCCACCCATCTCCATGAACTTTGAG GTTCCCTTCGCTCCATCAGGGCTGAAAGTGCGCTACCTGAAGGTCTTCGAGCCGAAGCTGAACTACAGCGATCACGATGTGATCAAATGGGTGCGTTACATTGGCCGCAGTGGCATCTACGAGACCCGCTGCTAA
- the mmp23bb gene encoding matrix metallopeptidase 23bb isoform X2 translates to MRWVCSCALLLMVMLDHAVTLPAWRKHTVASIRSFKPCAQVPAPVDTRSHDGPARFKRYAINPLGYKWQHFNVTYRITKFPNTLNKEDTRKAISIAFTKWSDVSPLTFTEITDLGRSADITIGFYTYNHTDCWWSPLHPCFDGLNGELAHAFLPPRGEIHFDNHEFWILGKSRFSWKQGVWLNDLVQVAAHEIGHALGLWHSQDPNALMHPNATYTGQRNIAQDDIWGIQRLYGCMDKKRVCDPWARLGFCERRRSFMKKNCPKRCDLCYEPLDAVSTPTPPPDNVKIKIVPRGKVVGFRCGTKNTRVPPKVSWYKDGEQLLTSIPGYIVIKERDMRLVANEFNEGTYTCRIHRRGNIVSANSWEIRLKPEKSSNNS, encoded by the exons ATGCGCTGGGTTTGTTCATGTGCGCTGTTGCTGATGGTGATGCTGGATCATGCGGTGACTCTGCCTGCGTGGAGAAAACACACG GTGGCAAGCATCCGGTCATTTAAACCATGTGCTCAGGTGCCTGCACCTGTGGACACGAGGTCACACGACGGCCCGGCCCGGTTCAAGCGATATGCCATCAACCCACTGGGATACAAGTGGCAGCATTTCAACGTCACATACAG GATCACAAAGTTCCCCAACACGCTGAACAAAGAAGACACGCGCAAAGCTATCAGTATCGCCTTCACCAAGTGGAGTGACGTTTCTCCTCTTACTTTCACTGAAATCACCGACCTCGGCAGAAGTGCTGACATCACTATAG GGTTCTACACGTACAATCACACAGATTGTTGGTGGTCTCCGTTGCATCCGTGTTTTGATGGACTGAACGGTGAGTTGGCCCATGCCTTCCTGCCCCCGCGGGGAGAGATCCACTTCGACAACCACGAGTTCTGGATTCTGGGCAAGTCCCGCTTCAGTTGGAAACAAG GTGTGTGGCTGAATGACCTGGTTCAGGTAGCTGCTCATGAGATCGGTCATGCTTTAGGTCTCTGGCATTCACAGGACCCCAATGCTCTCATGCATCCTAATGCCACATACACAGGTCAACGAAACATCGCCCAAGATGATATCTGGGGCATCCAGCGACTTTACG GATGCATGGATAAGAAGCGTGTGTGTGATCCCTGGGCACGGCTAGGTTTCTGCGAGAGGAGGCGGAGTTTTATGAAGAAAAACTGCCCGAAGCGTTGTGACCTGTGCTACG AGCCTCTGGATGCAGTGTCCACCCCGACCCCTCCCCCTGACAACGTCAAGATCAAAATCGTACCTCGTGGAAAAGTCGTGGGCTTTCGCTGTGGGACAAAAAATACCAGAGTTCCTCCAAAAGTCAG CTGGTACAAGGATGGTGAGCAGCTCTTGACATCTATTCCCGGATACATAGTGATCAAAGAACGAGACATGCGCCTCGTGGCCAACGAATTCAACGAAGGCACGTATACCTGTCGCATCCATCGCCGCGGTAACATAGTCTCCGCCAACTCGTGGGAAATCCGCCTGAAGCCAGAGAAATCGTCTAACAACAGCTGA
- the mmp23bb gene encoding matrix metallopeptidase 23bb isoform X1 — MRWVCSCALLLMVMLDHAVTLPAWRKHTVASIRSFKPCAQVPAPVDTRSHDGPARFKRYAINPLGYKWQHFNVTYRITKFPNTLNKEDTRKAISIAFTKWSDVSPLTFTEITDLGRSADITIVTGFYTYNHTDCWWSPLHPCFDGLNGELAHAFLPPRGEIHFDNHEFWILGKSRFSWKQGVWLNDLVQVAAHEIGHALGLWHSQDPNALMHPNATYTGQRNIAQDDIWGIQRLYGCMDKKRVCDPWARLGFCERRRSFMKKNCPKRCDLCYEPLDAVSTPTPPPDNVKIKIVPRGKVVGFRCGTKNTRVPPKVSWYKDGEQLLTSIPGYIVIKERDMRLVANEFNEGTYTCRIHRRGNIVSANSWEIRLKPEKSSNNS, encoded by the exons ATGCGCTGGGTTTGTTCATGTGCGCTGTTGCTGATGGTGATGCTGGATCATGCGGTGACTCTGCCTGCGTGGAGAAAACACACG GTGGCAAGCATCCGGTCATTTAAACCATGTGCTCAGGTGCCTGCACCTGTGGACACGAGGTCACACGACGGCCCGGCCCGGTTCAAGCGATATGCCATCAACCCACTGGGATACAAGTGGCAGCATTTCAACGTCACATACAG GATCACAAAGTTCCCCAACACGCTGAACAAAGAAGACACGCGCAAAGCTATCAGTATCGCCTTCACCAAGTGGAGTGACGTTTCTCCTCTTACTTTCACTGAAATCACCGACCTCGGCAGAAGTGCTGACATCACTATAG TTACAGGGTTCTACACGTACAATCACACAGATTGTTGGTGGTCTCCGTTGCATCCGTGTTTTGATGGACTGAACGGTGAGTTGGCCCATGCCTTCCTGCCCCCGCGGGGAGAGATCCACTTCGACAACCACGAGTTCTGGATTCTGGGCAAGTCCCGCTTCAGTTGGAAACAAG GTGTGTGGCTGAATGACCTGGTTCAGGTAGCTGCTCATGAGATCGGTCATGCTTTAGGTCTCTGGCATTCACAGGACCCCAATGCTCTCATGCATCCTAATGCCACATACACAGGTCAACGAAACATCGCCCAAGATGATATCTGGGGCATCCAGCGACTTTACG GATGCATGGATAAGAAGCGTGTGTGTGATCCCTGGGCACGGCTAGGTTTCTGCGAGAGGAGGCGGAGTTTTATGAAGAAAAACTGCCCGAAGCGTTGTGACCTGTGCTACG AGCCTCTGGATGCAGTGTCCACCCCGACCCCTCCCCCTGACAACGTCAAGATCAAAATCGTACCTCGTGGAAAAGTCGTGGGCTTTCGCTGTGGGACAAAAAATACCAGAGTTCCTCCAAAAGTCAG CTGGTACAAGGATGGTGAGCAGCTCTTGACATCTATTCCCGGATACATAGTGATCAAAGAACGAGACATGCGCCTCGTGGCCAACGAATTCAACGAAGGCACGTATACCTGTCGCATCCATCGCCGCGGTAACATAGTCTCCGCCAACTCGTGGGAAATCCGCCTGAAGCCAGAGAAATCGTCTAACAACAGCTGA